A window of the Dyadobacter pollutisoli genome harbors these coding sequences:
- a CDS encoding NAD-dependent dehydratase, which produces MLDRESKLEKKRVSILGCGWLGFPLAQRLQRDHITLETKGSTTSADKLASFQDHGIKGYLLDLTPGFSDEATLLHSFFDSDCLIVSLPPRQSKNEPGFYVQQIQAVAAEIKKSPIKEVILISSTGIYPELNRIVTEEDVLASEESAPSDMVAAENLLQSLRPDITVTILRLGGLMGYNRIPGKYVKGQKNMITGSIPVNYIHRDDAVGIIISILEQGLVNETFNIVSPLHPVRRDIYENSCSRFNWEAPTFAEPDISPDFKVISGEKFDSTYSYNFIFPDPLKFYYSLENEM; this is translated from the coding sequence ATGTTAGACAGAGAGTCAAAATTAGAAAAAAAACGCGTAAGCATTCTCGGATGCGGATGGCTGGGATTTCCACTAGCTCAACGTCTGCAGCGTGATCATATTACATTGGAAACGAAAGGCAGCACGACTTCTGCCGACAAACTGGCCAGCTTTCAGGACCATGGAATAAAGGGCTATCTGCTGGATTTGACGCCCGGTTTTTCAGACGAGGCAACCTTGCTACATTCATTCTTCGATTCTGACTGCCTTATAGTATCATTGCCACCACGTCAAAGTAAAAATGAGCCGGGTTTTTATGTGCAACAAATTCAGGCTGTGGCGGCCGAGATCAAAAAGTCTCCGATTAAAGAAGTCATATTAATCAGTTCAACAGGCATTTATCCTGAGCTGAACAGGATTGTAACGGAGGAAGATGTACTTGCTTCCGAAGAATCCGCCCCATCTGATATGGTTGCCGCCGAAAACCTATTACAATCGCTGCGCCCCGATATTACAGTCACCATTCTTCGTCTCGGCGGTCTGATGGGCTACAACAGGATACCAGGAAAGTATGTAAAAGGGCAAAAAAACATGATAACCGGCTCCATTCCTGTTAATTACATTCACCGTGACGACGCGGTTGGGATTATTATCAGCATATTGGAACAGGGGTTAGTAAATGAGACTTTTAACATTGTTTCGCCACTGCATCCGGTCCGCAGGGATATTTATGAGAATTCTTGTTCGCGTTTCAACTGGGAAGCTCCCACATTTGCCGAGCCAGACATAAGTCCTGATTTTAAGGTGATTTCGGGTGAAAAATTCGACAGTACCTATTCTTATAATTTCATTTTTCCAGACCCATTGAAATTTTATTACAGCCTGGAAAACGAAATGTGA
- a CDS encoding TlpA disulfide reductase family protein translates to MKGSLKRSVLVLSMTLLGFSTMAQQIAPKDFTVSGKVKNGAKGEKVILSKSSANGSSVKQDSTVMAADGSFSIKGTEMDRGSFFSLNIADRQRVILLVEGGEQFEVLADGTGKDSKGNGGKVRVTGSKNMEYYAQVDELMKNFAAKVTVWNEEYAKAEEKKDTKKIEEIQQNYAKAEQERLSAIKKWLPEMGTSLVALFTANNFLTPDNDLDILKKLAEQYEQVQPTPTLAKGFIGQIKRITGLEVGELAPDFTLNSPEGKPVALSSLRGKFVLIDFWASWCGPCRMENPNVVRMYDKFKDKGFDIFGVSLDDNEKAWKTAIARDNLKWQHGSELKKWHSGVAQAYGVNAIPATFLLDKDGKIIAKNLRGSALETKLTELLGAQ, encoded by the coding sequence ATGAAGGGATCATTGAAACGAAGTGTTTTAGTTTTGAGCATGACATTGCTAGGCTTTTCGACAATGGCCCAGCAAATCGCACCCAAAGACTTTACCGTATCCGGCAAAGTTAAAAATGGCGCGAAGGGAGAAAAAGTGATTCTTTCAAAATCGTCGGCTAATGGATCTTCTGTAAAGCAGGATTCTACTGTGATGGCCGCCGATGGCAGTTTTTCAATAAAAGGTACAGAAATGGACAGAGGGAGCTTTTTTTCTCTGAATATTGCTGACCGGCAACGGGTGATTTTATTGGTTGAAGGCGGCGAGCAATTCGAAGTACTTGCTGACGGAACTGGAAAAGATAGCAAAGGAAATGGCGGAAAAGTGCGGGTGACTGGATCCAAAAACATGGAGTACTACGCCCAGGTGGATGAACTGATGAAGAATTTCGCTGCGAAAGTGACCGTTTGGAATGAAGAGTATGCCAAGGCTGAGGAAAAAAAGGATACTAAAAAAATAGAGGAGATACAGCAGAATTATGCGAAAGCAGAACAAGAAAGACTAAGTGCCATTAAAAAATGGTTACCTGAAATGGGCACTTCATTAGTGGCGCTTTTTACTGCTAATAATTTTCTTACACCTGACAATGATCTGGATATTCTCAAAAAGCTAGCAGAGCAGTATGAGCAGGTGCAGCCTACGCCAACATTGGCTAAGGGTTTTATTGGTCAGATCAAAAGAATCACTGGCCTGGAAGTTGGCGAATTAGCCCCTGATTTCACATTGAACAGCCCCGAAGGTAAGCCAGTGGCATTGTCATCATTACGCGGTAAATTCGTTTTGATCGACTTCTGGGCTTCCTGGTGTGGCCCGTGCAGGATGGAAAACCCGAATGTAGTAAGGATGTACGACAAGTTTAAAGACAAAGGATTCGATATTTTCGGCGTATCGTTGGATGACAATGAGAAAGCCTGGAAAACGGCCATTGCGCGGGATAACCTAAAATGGCAGCACGGATCGGAATTAAAAAAATGGCATTCGGGAGTTGCTCAGGCTTATGGTGTTAACGCAATTCCGGCGACGTTTTTACTGGATAAAGACGGTAAAATCATTGCCAAAAATCTCCGGGGATCTGCTTTGGAAACGAAGCTGACGGAGTTGTTAGGAGCGCAATAA
- the gatB gene encoding Asp-tRNA(Asn)/Glu-tRNA(Gln) amidotransferase subunit GatB: MTQNALHPSDITDELLASYETVIGLEVHCQLLTESKLFAQDRNLFGTEPNTNIGPLTLALPGTLPKINNKAVEFAIRLGLACGCSISRRTIFDRKNYFYPDLPKGYQISQDKKPICENGGVNISIKNAEGKIVEKTIRFHHIHLEEDAGKSVHDGSYTETLLDYNRAGTPLVEMVSEPDLRSAEETGAFVTEIRRLVRYLHISDGNMEEGSLRCDVNVSLRKKGESKLGTKVEIKNMNSIRNMMRAISFEERRQVAMLENEEAIQQETRMFDVESGQTYGMRVKETMNDYRYFPDPDLSPVVVSEEWLEDIKSKMPALPQELRDKFVHQYGIPAYDAMVLTDTREIAEYFEAVCANTPAYKAASNWLMGPVKSYLNDHEGNIERFPISAKALADLIELNESGVVSHSVASQKIFPVLLSEPQRAPSEIASSNNWLQNSNTNELESLVDEVISSMPDKVAAYKKGKKGLIGLFVGEIMKKSNNTADPKLVNQLLAKKLQ; this comes from the coding sequence ATGACTCAAAACGCGCTTCACCCTTCTGACATCACAGACGAACTTTTGGCCAGTTATGAAACTGTAATAGGCCTGGAAGTACACTGTCAACTCTTAACGGAATCAAAATTATTCGCGCAGGACCGCAATCTCTTTGGCACCGAACCGAATACCAATATCGGCCCGCTCACACTGGCATTACCGGGTACTTTACCGAAAATCAATAATAAAGCGGTGGAATTTGCGATCCGCCTCGGGCTTGCCTGCGGGTGCTCGATCAGCCGCAGGACGATCTTTGACCGGAAAAATTATTTTTACCCGGATCTTCCAAAAGGCTATCAGATATCCCAGGATAAAAAGCCGATTTGCGAAAATGGAGGGGTTAATATCTCCATCAAAAACGCAGAAGGTAAAATCGTTGAAAAAACCATTCGTTTCCATCACATTCACCTGGAAGAGGATGCAGGGAAATCTGTTCATGATGGAAGCTATACTGAAACATTGCTGGATTATAACCGTGCCGGAACGCCTCTTGTTGAGATGGTATCGGAACCTGATCTGAGGTCGGCGGAAGAAACTGGTGCATTTGTTACCGAAATCCGTCGTCTTGTCAGGTACCTGCACATTAGCGACGGTAATATGGAAGAAGGCTCGCTGCGTTGCGACGTAAACGTGTCTCTTCGTAAAAAGGGCGAAAGCAAACTCGGTACCAAAGTAGAGATCAAAAACATGAATTCGATCCGGAATATGATGCGTGCCATCAGTTTTGAGGAAAGAAGGCAGGTTGCGATGCTCGAAAATGAGGAAGCAATTCAGCAGGAAACCCGGATGTTCGACGTTGAAAGCGGACAGACTTATGGGATGCGTGTAAAAGAAACAATGAACGATTACCGCTATTTCCCCGATCCTGATTTGAGCCCCGTGGTGGTTTCGGAGGAATGGCTGGAAGACATTAAAAGCAAAATGCCGGCATTACCGCAGGAGCTTCGCGATAAATTTGTTCACCAGTACGGCATTCCGGCTTATGACGCCATGGTACTGACGGATACCAGGGAAATTGCGGAATATTTTGAAGCTGTTTGTGCGAATACCCCGGCTTACAAAGCTGCATCTAACTGGCTGATGGGCCCGGTGAAATCGTACCTGAATGATCACGAAGGAAATATAGAACGCTTCCCGATCAGCGCAAAAGCCCTGGCTGACCTGATCGAGTTAAATGAATCGGGTGTGGTGAGCCATTCTGTGGCTTCTCAGAAAATATTCCCGGTACTTTTGTCCGAGCCGCAACGTGCTCCTTCCGAGATAGCATCATCAAATAACTGGCTCCAAAACAGCAATACAAACGAACTTGAATCGTTGGTAGATGAGGTAATTAGTTCAATGCCTGACAAGGTAGCAGCTTACAAAAAAGGCAAGAAAGGTTTGATTGGGCTGTTTGTGGGTGAAATCATGAAAAAATCAAACAATACCGCTGACCCGAAACTTGTGAACCAGTTACTTGCGAAAAAACTTCAATAG
- a CDS encoding c-type cytochrome: MTLNKSTSLAFIALAVSFCIGCSSKEDRDKYDHYYGSGSKVREETALVKLQNDRKTPPPPPVEPAATAPAPAAVDSGKAGDSAAVAAAPEAAAAPVVPKRKPVPADVSALLNKHACFACHQAYDKVIGPAYSEVAKKKYTPDQIVELVHSPKPEHWPGYPPMAPLAHVPKADIVVIANWINSL, from the coding sequence ATGACACTTAACAAAAGTACTTCTTTGGCTTTTATTGCCCTGGCAGTTTCCTTCTGCATCGGTTGTTCTTCCAAGGAAGACCGTGACAAATATGACCATTACTATGGTTCGGGAAGCAAGGTAAGGGAAGAGACGGCTCTCGTAAAGCTTCAGAACGATAGAAAAACCCCACCTCCGCCACCGGTAGAACCTGCTGCTACGGCACCTGCGCCTGCTGCTGTGGATTCAGGAAAAGCAGGTGATAGTGCGGCAGTTGCAGCGGCGCCAGAAGCAGCGGCAGCTCCGGTTGTACCGAAACGCAAGCCAGTACCTGCCGACGTTTCAGCGTTACTTAACAAGCACGCCTGTTTTGCATGTCACCAGGCTTACGACAAAGTAATCGGACCGGCATATTCAGAAGTAGCTAAGAAAAAATATACGCCAGATCAGATCGTGGAGCTGGTACACAGTCCGAAACCTGAGCACTGGCCGGGTTATCCTCCGATGGCTCCTCTGGCCCACGTTCCAAAGGCTGACATTGTTGTGATAGCGAATTGGATTAACTCTTTGTAA
- the rpmG gene encoding 50S ribosomal protein L33, with the protein MAKKGNRVQVILECTEQKDSGVPGMSRYVTTKNRKNTPGRMELKKFNSFLRRYTVHKEIK; encoded by the coding sequence ATGGCTAAGAAAGGTAATAGAGTACAGGTCATATTGGAATGCACAGAACAGAAAGACAGCGGTGTTCCAGGAATGTCACGTTACGTGACTACAAAAAATCGGAAGAATACGCCTGGCCGTATGGAGCTGAAAAAATTCAATTCTTTCCTGAGACGCTATACAGTCCACAAAGAAATTAAATAA
- a CDS encoding DUF4295 domain-containing protein — MAKKVVATLKKEGGKSFAKVIKAVRSPKTGAYTFKEEIVPLDGVQGALKN, encoded by the coding sequence ATGGCAAAGAAAGTAGTTGCTACCCTGAAAAAAGAAGGCGGTAAATCATTTGCCAAAGTGATTAAGGCCGTAAGATCTCCTAAAACAGGAGCTTATACCTTCAAAGAAGAAATCGTACCTCTTGACGGTGTTCAAGGTGCTTTGAAAAACTAG
- the ftsY gene encoding signal recognition particle-docking protein FtsY, which translates to MSLFGFFSKEKKETLDKGLEKTKDSFFGKLSRAIVGKTTIDEDVLDELEDILVSSDVGVETTVKVIKRIEERVARDKYATTAELDSILREEIAALLIENKSIDIKDSFETEHLPKPFVIMVVGVNGVGKTTTIGKLAHQFHQRGHKVVLGAADTFRAAAVDQLKLWGKRVDVPVIDHGMNTDPSAVAYDALKKGIETGADVIIIDTAGRLHTKVNLMNELSKIKRVMQKIIPDSPHEVLLVLDGSTGQNAVIQAREFTKVTEITALAITKLDGTAKGGVVIGISDEFKIPVKYIGVGEKMDDLQVFDRSEFVDSLFKKIG; encoded by the coding sequence ATGAGTTTATTTGGTTTTTTTTCAAAAGAGAAAAAAGAAACATTAGATAAAGGCCTTGAAAAAACCAAAGACAGTTTCTTTGGAAAGCTTTCCCGAGCCATAGTCGGTAAGACGACTATCGACGAGGACGTTCTGGACGAATTGGAGGACATTCTGGTTAGTTCTGATGTGGGCGTGGAAACTACCGTGAAGGTGATCAAACGCATCGAAGAACGCGTAGCAAGAGATAAATACGCCACTACTGCCGAGCTGGACAGTATATTAAGAGAAGAAATTGCCGCACTTCTCATTGAAAATAAATCCATTGACATCAAGGATAGTTTTGAAACCGAGCATTTACCGAAGCCTTTTGTAATTATGGTGGTCGGTGTAAATGGTGTCGGGAAAACGACCACTATCGGAAAACTAGCACATCAGTTCCATCAGCGCGGACACAAAGTGGTGCTCGGTGCTGCGGATACATTCCGGGCTGCGGCTGTGGATCAGCTGAAACTCTGGGGAAAAAGGGTTGACGTGCCGGTAATCGATCACGGCATGAACACCGATCCTTCCGCCGTTGCCTATGATGCATTGAAAAAGGGAATTGAAACCGGCGCTGACGTGATTATTATCGACACCGCCGGGCGCTTGCATACGAAAGTCAATCTGATGAATGAGCTTTCGAAAATCAAACGCGTCATGCAGAAGATCATTCCCGATTCTCCACACGAAGTATTGCTTGTACTGGACGGAAGTACCGGCCAAAATGCAGTCATTCAGGCCCGGGAATTCACAAAGGTCACTGAAATTACTGCTCTGGCTATCACCAAGCTGGACGGAACAGCCAAAGGCGGCGTCGTGATCGGGATCTCCGACGAGTTCAAAATCCCTGTCAAATACATTGGCGTAGGCGAAAAAATGGACGACCTACAAGTGTTCGATAGAAGTGAATTTGTAGATTCTTTGTTCAAGAAGATTGGTTGA
- the rimO gene encoding 30S ribosomal protein S12 methylthiotransferase RimO — protein MKTKGIVKNKVNIVTLGCSKNLVDSEVLYTQLKGNGFKVDHESKKDDSQIVVINTCGFIDNAKEESINTILRYADAKAAGMVDKVYVTGCLSHRYKDELSVEIPTVDAWFGTNELPRLLKTLKADYKHELVGERLLTTPTHYAYLKIAEGCDRPCSFCAIPLMRGGHISRAIEELVKEARSLAKRGTKELILIAQDLTYYGLDIYKKRNLSDLLAQLSDVEGIEWIRLQYAYPAGFPMDVLDIMNERSNICKYLDMPLQSGSTEMLKSMRRGITREKTEALINTIREKVPGIALRTTLIVGHPGETEALFDETFEFVEKMRFDRLGAFQYSHEDNTHSYTMPDDIPTEVKQERADAIMELQQGISYELNQNKIGQTYKVLFDRKEGGHFIGRTEFDSPEVDNEVLVPASQYVRLGDYANVKITSAEEFDLYGEVIS, from the coding sequence ATGAAAACCAAAGGAATAGTCAAAAACAAAGTCAATATAGTGACGCTGGGTTGCTCCAAAAACCTGGTGGATTCAGAAGTACTTTATACGCAGCTCAAAGGAAACGGGTTTAAAGTCGACCACGAGTCTAAAAAAGATGATTCTCAGATTGTTGTGATCAATACCTGCGGATTTATCGATAATGCCAAGGAAGAATCGATCAATACCATTCTACGTTATGCTGACGCCAAAGCAGCAGGAATGGTTGATAAAGTATACGTAACTGGCTGCCTATCGCACCGCTACAAAGATGAACTTTCAGTAGAAATCCCGACTGTTGACGCTTGGTTTGGAACAAATGAGCTTCCTCGCCTGCTCAAAACATTAAAAGCAGACTATAAGCATGAATTAGTAGGTGAACGCTTATTGACTACACCAACACATTATGCTTACCTCAAAATTGCCGAAGGTTGCGACCGTCCGTGCAGTTTCTGCGCCATACCCCTCATGCGTGGCGGGCACATTTCCCGCGCGATTGAAGAATTGGTGAAAGAAGCAAGATCGCTGGCGAAACGCGGGACGAAAGAGCTGATCCTCATCGCCCAGGACCTTACCTATTATGGTCTTGATATTTATAAAAAAAGAAATTTATCGGATCTTCTCGCGCAACTTTCTGACGTTGAAGGCATTGAATGGATCAGGCTGCAATATGCTTACCCAGCTGGCTTCCCGATGGATGTCCTGGACATCATGAATGAGCGGAGCAATATCTGCAAGTATCTCGATATGCCGCTGCAATCGGGATCGACGGAAATGCTGAAGTCGATGCGGAGAGGTATTACCCGTGAAAAAACGGAAGCATTGATCAACACGATCCGGGAAAAAGTGCCTGGTATCGCATTACGTACCACATTGATCGTAGGTCACCCCGGAGAAACCGAAGCATTGTTCGACGAAACTTTTGAGTTTGTAGAAAAAATGCGTTTTGACCGTCTAGGCGCATTCCAATATTCCCACGAAGACAATACGCATTCCTACACCATGCCGGACGATATCCCGACGGAAGTGAAACAGGAGCGTGCTGATGCAATCATGGAATTGCAGCAGGGCATCTCTTATGAATTGAACCAGAACAAAATCGGCCAAACCTACAAAGTGCTGTTTGACCGCAAGGAAGGCGGACATTTCATTGGAAGAACTGAATTTGATTCACCGGAAGTTGATAATGAAGTACTTGTACCAGCAAGTCAGTATGTGAGACTTGGGGATTATGCCAATGTAAAAATCACTTCGGCAGAGGAATTTGATTTGTACGGTGAAGTGATTTCCTAA
- a CDS encoding DUF4293 domain-containing protein: MLQRIQTIFLAIAIVGMGIFLAFPIWSKVAASGEQKADLTAIKLTHQLTAVQSNVQPVYYLTILALLVAGVAAYAIFQFRNRVLQSALCAVNSILMTVLMGLVIYFTFYKTAKLFDPELPGKYDIGFYGLVGAMLANVFANRFIRKDEREVQQSKRFR, from the coding sequence ATGTTACAACGAATTCAAACTATTTTTCTAGCGATTGCAATCGTCGGAATGGGAATTTTCCTGGCCTTTCCGATATGGTCCAAAGTTGCCGCTAGCGGGGAGCAAAAGGCGGACCTTACTGCCATAAAGCTTACTCACCAGCTCACTGCGGTACAATCCAATGTGCAGCCTGTGTATTACCTGACGATACTGGCACTTTTGGTTGCAGGGGTAGCCGCTTATGCCATTTTCCAATTTCGCAACCGTGTTTTGCAGTCGGCTTTGTGCGCTGTCAATTCTATACTGATGACCGTTTTGATGGGGCTGGTTATTTATTTTACCTTTTACAAAACAGCCAAACTATTTGATCCTGAACTTCCTGGCAAATATGATATTGGTTTTTACGGCCTGGTTGGCGCTATGCTGGCGAACGTTTTTGCAAACCGTTTTATCCGCAAAGATGAACGTGAGGTTCAGCAATCCAAAAGGTTCAGATAA
- a CDS encoding KpsF/GutQ family sugar-phosphate isomerase: MKLIKNIQSIAKEVLRQEAEAVRNLIELIDDEFENCVYAILNSGGRVVISGVGKSAIVGQKIVATLNSTGTPALFMHAADAIHGDLGMIQNNDVVIVISKSGDTAEIKVLVPLLKRTGVTMIAMVSNKDSYLAKNSNFILHAFAPLEADPLNLAPTTSTSVTMALGDALAVCLLEARGFTHDDFAKFHPGGSLGKRLYLKVCDIYPNNALPVVPSHATLHEVILEMTSKRLGATAVQNDSGQMEGIITDGDLRRMLNEHERTGILNLKACDIMTTSPITVGPDEYAVNALEIMQSRSITQVVVVEEGNVLGFVHLHDLLREGLV, encoded by the coding sequence TTGAAATTAATAAAAAATATTCAGTCAATAGCAAAAGAAGTATTACGGCAAGAGGCAGAAGCAGTGCGTAATCTGATTGAATTGATTGATGATGAATTTGAAAACTGCGTATATGCTATACTGAACTCCGGCGGGCGTGTTGTAATTTCCGGTGTGGGTAAAAGTGCGATCGTGGGGCAGAAGATTGTAGCAACCCTGAATTCGACTGGGACCCCTGCATTGTTTATGCATGCAGCAGACGCCATTCATGGCGATTTGGGCATGATTCAGAACAATGATGTCGTAATAGTTATATCAAAAAGCGGAGATACTGCCGAAATAAAAGTGCTCGTTCCATTGCTCAAACGTACGGGCGTGACCATGATTGCAATGGTGAGCAACAAGGATTCCTACCTTGCCAAAAACAGTAATTTTATTCTTCACGCATTTGCTCCGTTGGAGGCTGATCCATTGAATCTGGCGCCTACAACCAGTACTTCGGTGACCATGGCGCTGGGTGATGCCCTGGCCGTATGCCTGCTGGAAGCCCGCGGGTTTACGCATGATGATTTTGCCAAATTTCATCCCGGCGGGTCACTGGGCAAAAGGCTCTATCTTAAAGTATGTGACATTTATCCGAACAATGCGCTGCCTGTTGTACCGTCGCACGCTACTTTACATGAGGTGATCCTCGAAATGACGTCGAAAAGGCTGGGCGCTACCGCAGTGCAAAATGATAGTGGTCAAATGGAGGGAATCATCACGGACGGCGACTTGCGAAGAATGCTGAATGAGCATGAAAGAACAGGGATCCTAAACCTCAAAGCCTGTGATATCATGACTACCTCGCCCATTACTGTCGGGCCTGATGAATACGCAGTTAATGCGCTGGAAATTATGCAGTCCCGGAGTATCACACAGGTGGTTGTGGTGGAGGAAGGCAATGTACTGGGTTTCGTGCACTTGCACGACCTGCTTCGGGAGGGATTGGTGTAA
- the recQ gene encoding DNA helicase RecQ has protein sequence MVKQVDTVVLDTLKERLKEIFGYSQFRGEQEVIIQNILLGKNTFVIMPTGAGKSLCYQLPALVSDGLTIVISPLIALMKNQVDQLTAFGINAQFLNSTLTKAEMTRVKTDALDGSLKLLYIAPESLTKEDNLDFLKKVKISFVAIDEAHCISEWGHDFRPEYRRIYGIIENIGRLPIIALTATATPKVQQDIRKNLQMEEAETFKSSFNRKNLYYEIRPKKDVKKQLIRYVRNNKGKSGIVYCLSRKTVEEVAELLTVNDVRALPYHAGLDSNTRMANQDAFLNEEADVIVATIAFGMGIDKPDVRFVIHYDVPKSLEGYYQETGRAGRDGLEGNCLMFYSYDDIQKLEKFNKDKTVTERDNARHLLNEMVAYSTLGVCRRRQLLSYFGEYLEKDCGFCDNCVKHTEKIKVQDDVILVLRTVQLTEQRFDADHIADVLTATENQYVKSYEHDQLDVYGKGTELNESRDYWVSAIRQLVIFNYLEKDIENYGIIKLGEKGANYLNDPYPVTLHKDHNFDEEEIKPEDEDKDSANGNGSAHAYDEALLGMLKALRKKVAKEKNLPPYVIFQDPSMEEMATTYPTTQQEMAQINGVGMGKVQKFGRQFIDLITRYVEENEIETAKDVVIKSTVNKSKIKIFIIQQVDRKVSLDEIAEVKDLALADVIEEVEHICYSGTKLNLDYYINQVIDRERQQDIYDYFMTAETDNIAAALDEFSNDEISEEELRLMRIKFLSELAN, from the coding sequence ATGGTAAAGCAGGTAGATACAGTCGTATTAGACACGTTAAAAGAAAGACTTAAAGAAATATTTGGGTATAGTCAATTCCGGGGTGAACAAGAAGTAATCATTCAGAACATCCTTCTTGGTAAAAATACTTTTGTGATCATGCCAACCGGCGCTGGCAAGTCGCTTTGCTACCAGTTGCCTGCCCTTGTCAGTGACGGCCTTACGATTGTGATTTCCCCGCTTATCGCCTTGATGAAGAATCAGGTCGACCAGTTAACTGCTTTCGGTATCAACGCCCAGTTCCTCAACTCTACACTTACCAAAGCCGAAATGACCCGCGTCAAGACCGACGCTCTGGACGGTAGCCTTAAACTACTCTACATTGCACCGGAATCGCTTACTAAAGAGGACAATCTGGATTTTCTTAAAAAGGTAAAAATATCTTTTGTTGCCATTGACGAAGCGCACTGTATCTCCGAATGGGGCCATGATTTCAGACCGGAATACCGCCGGATTTATGGGATTATTGAGAATATAGGACGGCTTCCTATTATCGCTCTTACTGCCACTGCTACTCCCAAAGTTCAGCAGGATATCCGCAAGAACCTGCAAATGGAAGAGGCCGAGACATTCAAATCCTCTTTTAACAGAAAAAACCTTTACTACGAGATCCGTCCGAAAAAGGATGTCAAAAAACAGCTGATCCGCTATGTGCGAAACAATAAAGGCAAGTCCGGAATTGTGTATTGCCTGAGCAGAAAAACGGTTGAAGAAGTAGCGGAGTTGCTGACTGTGAATGATGTGCGAGCATTACCATACCACGCAGGTCTCGACAGCAATACGCGGATGGCTAATCAGGATGCTTTCCTGAATGAAGAGGCTGATGTGATCGTGGCAACCATTGCTTTTGGAATGGGCATCGATAAGCCGGATGTGAGGTTTGTAATACATTACGACGTCCCCAAATCGCTGGAAGGCTATTACCAGGAAACCGGCCGGGCAGGTCGTGACGGACTGGAAGGAAACTGCCTGATGTTTTACAGCTACGACGACATTCAAAAGCTGGAAAAATTCAATAAGGACAAAACCGTTACCGAACGCGACAATGCGCGTCACCTATTGAATGAAATGGTGGCCTACTCTACCCTGGGCGTTTGCCGCAGGAGACAGCTACTGAGCTATTTCGGTGAGTACCTGGAAAAGGATTGCGGCTTTTGCGATAACTGTGTCAAACACACAGAAAAAATCAAAGTGCAGGATGACGTTATCCTAGTGCTGCGCACCGTACAACTTACCGAACAACGTTTTGATGCCGACCACATTGCCGACGTCCTGACTGCCACTGAAAACCAGTATGTGAAGAGCTACGAGCATGACCAGCTGGACGTTTATGGCAAAGGTACCGAACTGAATGAGTCGCGTGATTACTGGGTTTCGGCTATCCGTCAGTTGGTGATTTTTAACTATCTTGAAAAAGACATTGAAAATTACGGAATCATCAAACTGGGAGAAAAAGGAGCCAATTACCTGAACGACCCTTACCCGGTTACCCTTCATAAGGATCATAATTTCGACGAGGAGGAGATCAAACCGGAAGATGAGGACAAGGACTCGGCCAATGGAAACGGAAGCGCACATGCTTACGATGAGGCCTTGCTCGGGATGCTCAAAGCGCTTCGCAAAAAGGTAGCGAAAGAAAAAAATCTGCCTCCCTATGTTATCTTCCAGGATCCTTCCATGGAGGAAATGGCTACGACTTATCCTACTACCCAGCAGGAAATGGCACAGATCAATGGTGTCGGAATGGGTAAGGTGCAGAAGTTTGGCCGCCAGTTTATCGATCTGATCACGCGCTATGTGGAGGAGAACGAGATCGAAACTGCCAAAGATGTGGTGATCAAATCCACAGTTAATAAATCAAAAATTAAAATCTTCATCATTCAGCAGGTTGACCGCAAGGTGAGCCTGGACGAAATCGCCGAGGTCAAAGATCTGGCACTTGCGGACGTCATTGAAGAAGTGGAGCACATTTGCTATTCCGGAACCAAGCTTAACCTCGATTATTATATCAATCAGGTGATCGACCGGGAAAGACAACAGGATATTTACGACTACTTCATGACTGCTGAAACCGACAATATCGCAGCAGCATTGGATGAGTTTTCGAATGATGAAATCAGTGAAGAAGAATTGCGTCTGATGCGTATCAAGTTTTTATCCGAACTGGCTAACTAA